In Streptomyces alboniger, the following are encoded in one genomic region:
- a CDS encoding roadblock/LC7 domain-containing protein, whose product MQTTDNSLTWLLQSLLQRTPGTRHALVLSRDGLKLCWSEHLTLDQADQLSAICSGIQALAQGASAEFGDGTGGVRHSMTEFHGGLLFIVEAGQGAHLAVVADENADPGVVGHQMTELVEQIGEHLRAEPRAEREGSASS is encoded by the coding sequence ATGCAGACCACTGACAACAGCCTGACCTGGCTCCTTCAGAGCCTTCTCCAGCGCACCCCCGGCACGCGGCACGCCCTGGTGCTCTCCCGGGACGGCCTGAAGCTGTGCTGGAGCGAGCATCTGACGCTCGACCAGGCCGACCAACTGTCGGCGATCTGCTCCGGCATCCAGGCACTGGCCCAGGGCGCCTCCGCGGAGTTCGGTGACGGGACCGGCGGTGTCCGGCACTCCATGACGGAGTTCCACGGCGGGCTTCTCTTCATCGTCGAGGCGGGGCAGGGAGCGCACCTGGCGGTCGTGGCGGACGAGAACGCCGACCCGGGCGTCGTGGGCCACCAGATGACGGAGCTCGTGGAGCAGATCGGGGAGCACCTGCGCGCCGAGCCGCGCGCCGAGCGCGAAGGCAGCGCCTCCTCGTGA
- a CDS encoding DUF742 domain-containing protein, with translation MTPRGPVDIGDPDRLYTVTGGRSRADDDSFDLVTLVVSECEPTAGMQSEHARILDLCRHPTAVVEIAAELRLPITVVRILLGDLLATSRITARHPRAADAVASIPESALLKEVLHGLRNL, from the coding sequence GTGACGCCGCGCGGGCCCGTGGACATCGGTGACCCCGACCGGCTCTATACGGTCACCGGTGGCCGCAGCCGGGCCGACGACGACTCGTTCGACCTGGTCACCCTGGTGGTGAGCGAGTGCGAGCCCACCGCGGGGATGCAGTCGGAGCACGCCCGGATCCTCGACCTGTGCCGCCACCCCACGGCCGTGGTGGAGATCGCCGCCGAGCTCAGACTGCCGATCACCGTGGTGCGGATTCTGCTGGGCGACCTGCTCGCGACGAGCCGGATCACCGCCCGCCACCCCCGCGCGGCCGACGCGGTCGCCTCGATCCCCGAATCCGCCCTTCTCAAGGAGGTGCTCCATGGGCTCCGCAACCTCTGA
- a CDS encoding GTP-binding protein, whose protein sequence is MGSATSELPARTPLSDTAETGLKIVVVGGFGVGKTTLVRSVSEIRPLNTEEVMTQAGIGVDETSEVAGKTTTTVAFDFGRISLNERVVLYLFGAPGQERFWFLWDRLFAGTLGAVVLVDTRRMDDSWYAIDRLEHHRTPFVVAVNRFDDDTSRHSLEEIRQALALPGHVPLIDCDARVRSSGKDVLITLVDHLYKLAMAQEMTP, encoded by the coding sequence ATGGGCTCCGCAACCTCTGAGCTGCCCGCCCGTACTCCTCTGTCCGACACCGCCGAGACCGGCCTGAAGATCGTGGTCGTGGGCGGATTCGGGGTCGGCAAGACCACGCTGGTGCGGTCGGTCAGCGAGATCCGCCCGCTGAACACCGAAGAGGTGATGACGCAGGCCGGTATCGGTGTCGACGAGACGTCCGAGGTCGCCGGCAAGACCACGACGACGGTGGCGTTCGACTTCGGCCGGATCAGCCTCAACGAACGCGTGGTGCTCTATCTGTTCGGCGCACCGGGCCAGGAGCGCTTCTGGTTCCTGTGGGACCGGCTCTTCGCCGGCACGCTGGGCGCGGTCGTCCTGGTCGACACCCGGCGGATGGACGACTCCTGGTACGCGATCGACCGTCTCGAACACCACAGGACGCCGTTCGTAGTGGCGGTGAACAGGTTCGACGACGACACCTCCCGGCACTCGCTGGAGGAGATCCGCCAGGCCCTCGCGCTGCCCGGCCATGTGCCGCTGATCGACTGTGACGCGCGGGTGAGATCGTCGGGCAAGGACGTCCTGATCACCCTCGTGGACCACCTCTACAAACTGGCCATGGCCCAGGAGATGACACCGTGA
- a CDS encoding cytochrome P450, with amino-acid sequence MTEPTGSPFEQSAPPPGCPAHAGGVRLGGLEYQQTPAQLYRSLRREHGAVAPVLLDGDVPAWLVLGYSEVSYVTGHDELFARDSRRWNQWDRIPADWPLMPFVGYQPSVLFTEGEEHRRRAGVITEALEGVDQFELARDSGRIADRLIAAFAGSGQAELMSAYAHALPMRAAVQMCGMPETGTDTQQLVDDLRISLDAAEGDDPVAAYTRVGERIQLLVKEKRERPGADVTSRMLLHPAGLTDEEIVQDLISIIAAAQQPTANWICNTLRLMLTDERFALNVSGGRLSVGEALNEVLWLDTPTQNFIGRWAVRDTQLGGRQIRAGDCLVLGLAAANTDPQIWPDAHVGPENSAHLSFSHGEHRCPYPAPLLADVIARTAVETLLERLPDLVLAVEPEELTWRPSIWMRGLMSLPVRFTPVTH; translated from the coding sequence GTGACCGAGCCGACCGGATCCCCCTTCGAGCAGAGCGCCCCGCCCCCGGGATGCCCCGCTCACGCGGGCGGCGTACGCCTGGGTGGCCTGGAGTACCAGCAGACGCCCGCGCAGCTCTACCGCAGCCTGCGCCGTGAGCACGGCGCGGTCGCGCCGGTGCTGCTCGACGGCGACGTGCCCGCGTGGCTGGTCCTCGGCTACTCCGAGGTCAGCTATGTGACCGGCCACGACGAGCTGTTCGCCCGGGACTCGCGCCGCTGGAACCAGTGGGACCGCATCCCCGCCGACTGGCCGCTGATGCCGTTCGTCGGCTACCAGCCGTCGGTCCTGTTCACCGAGGGTGAGGAGCACCGGCGGCGGGCCGGCGTGATCACGGAGGCGCTGGAGGGGGTCGACCAGTTCGAACTCGCCCGGGACAGCGGCCGGATCGCCGACCGGCTGATCGCGGCGTTCGCCGGCAGCGGGCAGGCGGAACTGATGAGCGCGTACGCCCACGCACTCCCCATGCGGGCCGCGGTACAGATGTGCGGCATGCCCGAGACGGGCACCGACACGCAGCAGCTCGTGGACGACCTGCGGATCTCCCTCGACGCGGCGGAGGGGGACGACCCCGTCGCGGCGTACACCCGTGTCGGCGAGCGGATCCAGCTCCTGGTCAAGGAGAAGCGGGAGAGGCCCGGCGCTGACGTCACCTCGCGGATGCTGCTGCATCCCGCGGGGCTCACCGACGAGGAGATCGTCCAGGACCTGATCTCCATCATCGCGGCGGCCCAGCAGCCGACGGCCAACTGGATCTGCAACACGCTGCGGCTGATGCTGACCGACGAGCGGTTCGCCCTCAACGTGTCCGGCGGGCGGCTGAGCGTCGGCGAGGCGCTCAACGAAGTGCTGTGGCTGGACACGCCCACGCAGAACTTCATCGGGCGCTGGGCGGTGCGTGACACCCAGCTCGGCGGGCGGCAGATCCGGGCGGGCGACTGTCTGGTGCTCGGTCTCGCGGCGGCCAACACCGACCCGCAGATCTGGCCCGATGCGCACGTGGGTCCGGAGAACTCCGCCCACCTCTCCTTCAGCCACGGCGAGCACCGCTGCCCCTACCCGGCGCCCCTGCTCGCCGATGTCATCGCCCGGACCGCGGTCGAGACGCTCCTGGAGCGCCTGCCCGACCTCGTCCTCGCGGTGGAGCCCGAGGAGCTGACCTGGCGCCCGTCCATCTGGATGCGCGGCCTGATGTCGCTGCCGGTGCGGTTCACGCCGGTGACGCACTGA
- a CDS encoding cytochrome P450: MSAAQQVPDILSPEFAKDPYPAYRAMREKAPLFWHEATQSWVVSRYEDVERVFKDKGSQFTTDNYDWQIEPVHGKTILQLSGREHAVRRALVAPAFRGSDLQEKFLPVIERNSRELIDTFRHTGAVDLVEGYATRFPVNVIADMLGLDKADHARFHGWYTTVIAFLGNLAGDPEVAAAGERTRVEFAEYMIPIIQERREHLGDDLLSTLCAAEVDGVRMSDEDIKAFCSLLLAAGGETTDKAIASIFANLLTHPEQLDAVRQDRTLIARAFAETLRHTPPVHMIMRQSATDVELSGGTVPAGATVTCLIGSANRDERRYREPDRFDIFRDDLTTTTAFSAAADHLSFALGRHFCVGALLAKAEVEIGVGQLLDAMPDVRLAESFDPVEQGVFTRGPQSLPVRFTPVTA, from the coding sequence ATGTCCGCCGCGCAGCAGGTCCCCGACATCCTCTCGCCCGAGTTCGCCAAGGACCCCTACCCGGCCTATCGGGCGATGCGGGAGAAGGCACCGCTCTTCTGGCACGAGGCGACACAGAGCTGGGTCGTCTCGCGGTACGAGGATGTCGAGCGCGTGTTCAAGGACAAGGGCTCGCAGTTCACCACCGACAACTACGACTGGCAGATCGAGCCCGTCCACGGCAAGACCATCCTCCAGCTCAGCGGCCGGGAGCACGCCGTGCGGCGCGCTCTCGTCGCGCCCGCCTTCCGCGGCAGCGATCTCCAGGAGAAGTTCCTGCCCGTCATCGAGCGCAACTCCCGCGAACTCATCGACACGTTCCGGCACACCGGCGCCGTGGACCTCGTCGAGGGCTACGCCACCCGCTTTCCCGTGAACGTGATCGCCGACATGCTGGGCCTCGACAAGGCCGACCACGCGCGCTTCCACGGCTGGTACACCACGGTGATCGCGTTCCTCGGCAACCTGGCGGGCGATCCGGAGGTCGCGGCCGCCGGTGAGCGGACCCGGGTGGAGTTCGCCGAGTACATGATCCCGATCATCCAGGAGCGCCGCGAGCACCTCGGCGACGATCTGCTGTCCACTCTGTGCGCCGCCGAGGTCGACGGCGTACGGATGAGCGACGAGGACATCAAGGCCTTCTGCAGCCTGTTGCTCGCCGCCGGCGGCGAGACCACGGACAAGGCGATCGCCAGTATCTTCGCCAACCTCCTGACCCACCCGGAACAACTCGACGCCGTCCGGCAGGACCGTACGCTGATCGCCCGCGCGTTCGCCGAGACGCTGCGCCACACGCCGCCCGTCCACATGATCATGCGGCAGTCGGCGACCGATGTGGAACTCAGCGGCGGTACGGTCCCCGCCGGTGCCACCGTGACCTGCCTGATCGGCTCCGCCAACCGCGACGAGCGGCGCTACCGCGAGCCGGACCGCTTCGACATCTTCCGGGACGACCTGACCACTACGACCGCGTTCTCCGCCGCCGCGGACCATCTCTCCTTCGCGCTCGGCCGCCACTTCTGCGTCGGCGCGCTGCTGGCCAAGGCCGAGGTGGAGATCGGTGTCGGTCAGCTCCTGGACGCCATGCCCGACGTACGGCTCGCCGAGAGCTTCGATCCGGTGGAACAGGGGGTGTTCACCCGGGGACCGCAGTCGCTGCCGGTGCGGTTCACCCCCGTCACCGCCTGA
- a CDS encoding alpha/beta fold hydrolase, producing the protein MDIRHRNNVTVTGPADAPAVVLAHGFGCDQNMWRLAVPALAKRYRVVLFDYVGSGGSDLSAWSEERYSSLHGYAEDVVEVCEELDLERAVFVGHSVSAMVGVMAARSAPERIGALVMVTPSPCYIDDDGYRGGFTAEDIDELLGSLESNYLGWSATMAPVIMGNPERPELGEELTNSFCATDPEIARVFARTTFLSDSRADLRSVTVPTLVLECAEDVIAPREVGAYVRDAIPSSRLVTLDATGHCPQLSAPEATVEAILDFLESLEDPR; encoded by the coding sequence ATGGACATTCGCCACAGGAACAACGTGACAGTCACCGGCCCCGCTGACGCACCGGCGGTGGTCCTGGCGCACGGGTTCGGCTGCGACCAGAACATGTGGCGGCTCGCGGTGCCGGCGCTGGCGAAGCGGTACCGGGTCGTGCTCTTCGACTACGTCGGCTCGGGGGGCTCGGACCTGTCGGCCTGGAGCGAGGAGCGGTACTCCTCGCTCCACGGCTACGCCGAGGACGTGGTGGAGGTCTGCGAGGAGCTGGATCTGGAGCGGGCGGTGTTCGTCGGTCACTCGGTGAGCGCGATGGTCGGGGTGATGGCCGCGCGTTCGGCGCCGGAGCGGATCGGGGCGCTGGTGATGGTGACTCCCTCGCCCTGCTACATCGACGACGACGGGTACCGCGGTGGTTTCACCGCGGAGGACATCGACGAACTGCTGGGCTCGCTGGAGTCGAACTACCTGGGCTGGTCCGCCACGATGGCCCCGGTGATCATGGGCAACCCGGAGCGACCGGAGCTCGGGGAGGAACTGACCAACAGCTTCTGCGCCACCGACCCCGAGATCGCCCGCGTCTTCGCCCGGACCACCTTCCTGTCCGACAGCCGTGCGGACCTGCGGAGCGTGACCGTGCCGACCCTCGTCCTGGAGTGCGCCGAGGACGTGATCGCCCCCCGCGAGGTCGGCGCGTACGTGCGCGACGCGATTCCCTCCTCCCGGCTGGTCACTCTGGACGCCACCGGTCACTGCCCGCAGCTGAGCGCTCCGGAGGCCACCGTCGAGGCGATCCTCGATTTCCTCGAATCCCTGGAGGACCCGCGGTGA
- a CDS encoding PP2C family protein-serine/threonine phosphatase, which produces MCRSGGEPTGAGGAAGTNAAFTALLEDSAEDLYESAPCGYLSTLMDGTIAKINATLLDWLGMEREAVVGEARFADLLTVGGKLYHETHFAPLLRMQGELGGIALEMKTADGRRLPVLVSSVIKYGGQGEPLLIRTTVFDASDRRAYEQELLRRREEAEQARAEAERARAEAERSRAEAEQARRQAEADRERLADALAALQQTLVPSSLPVVPGLETAVYYHTASPDLLGGDFYDLFPLGEGRWAFFLGDVSGKGPQAASLTSLTRYTLRAAALHDPEPAVALATLNAVLHDRYTAGGDPRYCTAIFGVIEPGEGRTTIRLASGGHPPALVVRGEGRADYLPTPGGLLVGALPDASFSTAETTLGPGDTILLYTDGLTEARAGRSRESMFGDDALRAFFADPASASPAASSAGEVVASLTELLEGFGEGLDDDTALLALGVPARRTAPATDHSTTKQPR; this is translated from the coding sequence ATGTGCCGCTCGGGCGGAGAGCCGACGGGAGCCGGAGGCGCGGCCGGTACCAACGCCGCGTTCACGGCGCTGCTGGAGGACAGTGCCGAGGACCTCTACGAGTCGGCGCCCTGCGGCTACTTGTCGACGCTGATGGACGGCACCATCGCCAAGATCAACGCCACGCTGCTGGACTGGCTGGGCATGGAACGCGAGGCGGTCGTGGGCGAGGCGCGCTTCGCCGACCTGCTGACCGTCGGCGGGAAGCTGTATCACGAGACGCACTTCGCGCCGCTGCTGCGCATGCAGGGCGAACTGGGCGGCATCGCTCTGGAGATGAAGACCGCCGACGGCCGACGGCTGCCGGTGCTGGTCTCCTCCGTGATCAAGTACGGCGGCCAGGGCGAGCCCCTGCTGATCCGCACCACCGTCTTCGACGCCTCCGACCGGCGCGCCTACGAGCAGGAGCTCCTGCGCCGCCGCGAAGAGGCCGAGCAGGCGCGCGCGGAGGCCGAAAGGGCGCGTGCCGAGGCCGAGCGGTCGCGCGCGGAGGCGGAGCAGGCGCGCCGCCAGGCCGAGGCCGACCGCGAACGGCTCGCCGACGCGCTCGCCGCTCTCCAGCAGACGCTCGTCCCCTCCTCGCTGCCCGTCGTACCGGGCCTGGAGACAGCGGTCTACTACCACACCGCGTCCCCGGACCTTCTGGGCGGCGACTTCTACGACCTGTTCCCCCTGGGCGAGGGCCGCTGGGCGTTCTTCCTGGGAGACGTGTCGGGCAAGGGGCCCCAAGCGGCCTCGCTCACGTCGCTGACCCGCTACACCCTGCGGGCGGCCGCTCTCCACGACCCCGAACCCGCCGTGGCGCTGGCCACGCTGAACGCCGTCCTGCACGACCGGTACACCGCAGGCGGCGACCCCCGCTACTGCACCGCCATCTTCGGCGTCATCGAACCGGGCGAGGGCCGCACCACCATCCGGCTCGCTTCCGGTGGCCATCCTCCGGCACTGGTGGTACGCGGCGAAGGACGCGCGGACTACCTCCCCACACCTGGCGGCCTGCTCGTGGGCGCCCTGCCGGATGCGTCCTTCAGCACGGCGGAGACCACGCTCGGTCCCGGCGATACGATTCTGCTCTACACCGACGGCCTTACCGAGGCCCGCGCCGGGCGAAGCCGCGAGAGTATGTTCGGCGATGACGCGCTGCGCGCCTTCTTCGCCGACCCGGCCTCTGCCTCCCCGGCAGCTTCCTCGGCGGGGGAGGTGGTCGCCTCGCTGACAGAGCTGCTGGAGGGCTTCGGCGAGGGCCTTGACGACGACACCGCTCTGCTCGCCCTCGGAGTCCCCGCCCGCAGGACCGCCCCTGCGACCGACCACTCGACAACGAAGCAACCACGATGA
- a CDS encoding STAS domain-containing protein: protein MSPLNIIRRDAEAGPVLHVAGALDYQQAASLREQVEALALSAGQSLVIDLSGLEFCDSSGITALLAARRRAHTAGADLALVDVPANTLRILTVAGLDQVFTIRSSTD, encoded by the coding sequence ATGAGCCCACTGAACATCATCCGCCGGGACGCCGAGGCCGGACCCGTGCTGCACGTGGCAGGCGCCCTCGACTACCAGCAGGCCGCGTCCTTGCGCGAGCAGGTCGAAGCGCTGGCCCTGAGCGCGGGGCAGAGCCTGGTCATCGACCTGTCCGGCCTGGAGTTCTGCGACTCCAGCGGTATTACCGCCCTCCTCGCCGCCCGTCGTCGCGCCCACACCGCCGGCGCCGACCTGGCCCTGGTCGACGTCCCCGCCAACACCTTGCGCATCCTCACCGTCGCCGGCCTGGATCAGGTCTTCACCATCCGTTCCAGCACGGACTGA
- a CDS encoding oxygenase MpaB family protein, giving the protein MLHTEASMTALREPGDELADATVATLFERGEVGKFNTLMRYVSTAGAPLPEGLPDAAREYLAATSCPPAWVDWGEMEKARLFFIDNNVHISTALSFASMPACYVVPAVAKLLSTTHGLAYPSKRMAETGQFTVYLMQPGAFEAGSRFIPAAQKVRLLHASIRHHLKRENRWDTETLGTPICQEDLIGGQMFFSLLVLDSLHRLNIHMSTEGAEAYYYAWRVVGAMLGIDQDAVPKTLDEARQFLDLYMIRHMGPSEEGAHLTRQLIDLYEEVVPGTFFDPVVSALIRYLIGDTCADWLRVPSTAWDTVVKTVPHLLGVLEAIEDRSPLGAWALDRLGSLTAVLELSSLTRGRVMHYAIPEELRKEYDVSSTPPRARRWIPPTSTVS; this is encoded by the coding sequence ATGCTGCACACCGAGGCATCGATGACCGCCCTGCGCGAGCCCGGAGACGAACTCGCCGACGCCACCGTCGCCACGCTCTTCGAACGCGGGGAGGTGGGCAAGTTCAACACGCTGATGCGGTACGTCTCCACCGCCGGGGCTCCCCTGCCGGAAGGGCTGCCGGACGCCGCCCGGGAGTACCTCGCGGCCACGAGCTGTCCGCCGGCCTGGGTGGACTGGGGCGAGATGGAGAAGGCCCGGCTGTTCTTCATCGACAACAACGTGCACATCTCCACGGCCCTCTCCTTCGCCTCCATGCCCGCCTGCTACGTCGTGCCGGCCGTGGCGAAGCTGCTGTCGACGACCCACGGACTGGCGTACCCCTCCAAGCGGATGGCGGAGACGGGCCAGTTCACCGTCTATCTGATGCAGCCGGGGGCCTTCGAGGCGGGCAGCCGCTTCATCCCGGCCGCGCAGAAGGTCCGCCTGCTGCACGCGTCCATCCGCCACCACCTCAAGCGCGAGAACCGCTGGGACACCGAGACGCTCGGGACGCCGATCTGTCAGGAGGACCTGATCGGCGGGCAGATGTTCTTCTCGCTGCTCGTGCTGGACAGCCTGCACCGCCTGAACATCCACATGTCGACGGAGGGCGCGGAGGCCTACTACTACGCCTGGCGTGTGGTCGGGGCGATGCTCGGGATCGACCAGGACGCGGTCCCCAAGACGCTCGACGAAGCCCGCCAGTTCCTCGACCTGTACATGATCCGGCACATGGGGCCCTCCGAGGAAGGCGCACACCTGACCCGGCAGCTCATCGACCTCTACGAGGAAGTCGTGCCCGGCACCTTCTTCGACCCGGTCGTCTCCGCCCTCATCCGCTACCTCATCGGCGACACCTGCGCCGACTGGCTGCGCGTACCCAGCACCGCGTGGGACACCGTCGTGAAGACCGTCCCCCACCTCCTCGGTGTGCTGGAGGCCATCGAGGACCGCTCGCCTCTCGGCGCCTGGGCGCTGGACCGCCTCGGCAGCCTCACCGCCGTCCTGGAGCTGTCCTCCCTCACACGCGGACGCGTCATGCACTACGCCATCCCCGAAGAACTCAGGAAGGAATACGACGTCTCCAGCACGCCGCCCCGCGCCCGCCGGTGGATCCCGCCGACGTCCACCGTCTCGTAG
- a CDS encoding polyprenyl synthetase family protein — protein MTSDLWEPARFKDRVDVILRQFVGQEAELFADIDPLLGPVADQLEAAVADGKRLRAAFCYWGWRGAGQPDSDALVRAAASMELVHAAAVVHDDLIDDSPMRHGRPTAHVALRGTVLDRPRASASARSLAMLVGDLLMGLAGQLFATSGLPAAYLARARPLWSALTRELIAGECLEILRTGTDPDTAASLKVIRYKTAKYTVEQPLLIGGALAGAAGRLREGYSAYGLPLGEAFQLRDDLLGLFGNPERTGKANADDVRGQRPTALLAETWRLAGADDRDRLRALLGRPDLDAEGLRAVRDMMRELRTPDRIEDMITVRVREALDALHTAEVSAPAARALTALAHSAAARLS, from the coding sequence ATGACATCTGACCTGTGGGAACCCGCGCGGTTCAAGGACCGCGTCGATGTGATTTTGCGTCAGTTCGTCGGCCAGGAGGCCGAGCTGTTCGCGGACATCGACCCCCTGCTCGGTCCGGTGGCCGACCAGCTGGAGGCGGCGGTCGCGGACGGCAAGCGGCTGCGGGCGGCGTTCTGTTACTGGGGCTGGCGCGGTGCGGGCCAGCCCGATAGCGACGCTCTGGTGCGGGCGGCGGCCTCGATGGAGCTGGTGCATGCCGCCGCTGTCGTGCACGACGACCTCATCGACGACAGCCCGATGCGGCACGGCCGGCCCACCGCCCACGTCGCACTGCGCGGCACCGTCCTCGACCGCCCGCGCGCCTCGGCGTCCGCCAGGTCGCTGGCGATGCTGGTGGGCGATCTGCTGATGGGGCTCGCCGGACAGTTGTTCGCCACCAGCGGTCTGCCCGCCGCCTATCTGGCCCGGGCCCGCCCCCTGTGGTCGGCACTGACCCGGGAGCTGATCGCGGGCGAGTGCCTGGAGATCCTGCGTACCGGCACGGACCCGGACACCGCGGCCTCGTTGAAGGTGATCCGGTACAAGACCGCCAAGTACACCGTCGAGCAGCCCCTGTTGATCGGTGGCGCCCTGGCCGGCGCGGCCGGTCGGCTCCGCGAGGGCTACTCCGCGTACGGCCTGCCGCTGGGCGAGGCGTTCCAACTGCGGGACGACCTCCTCGGCCTCTTCGGCAACCCGGAGCGCACCGGCAAGGCCAACGCCGACGACGTGCGCGGTCAGCGGCCCACGGCACTGCTCGCCGAGACCTGGCGCCTCGCCGGTGCCGACGACCGGGACCGGTTGCGCGCCCTGCTGGGCCGGCCCGATCTGGACGCGGAGGGCCTGCGCGCCGTACGCGACATGATGCGCGAACTCAGGACGCCCGACCGCATCGAGGACATGATCACCGTCCGCGTCCGGGAGGCGCTGGACGCTCTGCACACAGCGGAGGTGTCGGCGCCCGCCGCCAGAGCCCTGACGGCGCTGGCCCATTCGGCGGCGGCCCGCCTGTCCTGA
- a CDS encoding DUF6463 family protein produces MIKWAGWLIVLYGTLHTLGALTVEEAATHADAWFSGALRDDDLSAMSPANSAYWLSLGSFGVPLVVVGLTVLWLDRRGIRPPSFIAWILGLWTVIDAVVLTLTPWPVLLLATALLLVGARRASRHEVD; encoded by the coding sequence ATGATCAAGTGGGCCGGCTGGCTGATCGTGCTGTACGGCACTCTGCACACACTCGGCGCCCTGACCGTGGAGGAGGCCGCGACCCACGCGGACGCGTGGTTCAGCGGGGCGCTGCGGGATGACGACCTCTCGGCGATGAGCCCGGCCAACAGCGCGTACTGGCTGAGCCTGGGCAGCTTCGGCGTGCCGCTTGTCGTGGTCGGCCTGACCGTGCTCTGGCTGGATCGCCGCGGCATCAGGCCGCCGTCGTTCATCGCGTGGATCCTGGGGCTCTGGACCGTGATCGACGCCGTGGTCCTCACGCTCACTCCCTGGCCCGTCCTGCTGCTCGCGACCGCCCTGTTGCTGGTCGGGGCGCGCCGCGCGAGCCGCCACGAGGTGGACTGA
- a CDS encoding TetR/AcrR family transcriptional regulator yields MGALRTPREKWIEEGLRALAEGGVEAVRVEALAKALGVTKGGFYGYFANRGALLEAMLDTWERECVDDVLARVEREGGDPREQVRLAGRLTFSGDRLLPIDLAVRDWARRDEAVAERLRRVDNSRMQLARDAISTFCSDPDEVEARSLLAFCAAIGNHFLAADHLGGTRAQVMTRAANLILDIPPGQPDR; encoded by the coding sequence ATGGGCGCGCTGCGCACGCCGCGGGAGAAGTGGATCGAGGAGGGGCTGCGCGCGCTGGCCGAGGGCGGCGTGGAGGCCGTGCGGGTCGAGGCCCTGGCCAAGGCGCTCGGGGTGACCAAGGGCGGGTTCTACGGCTACTTCGCCAACCGGGGAGCGCTGCTGGAGGCCATGCTGGACACCTGGGAGCGGGAGTGCGTCGACGACGTCCTGGCCCGGGTCGAGCGGGAGGGCGGCGACCCGCGCGAGCAGGTCCGGCTGGCCGGGCGGCTCACCTTCTCCGGTGACCGCCTCCTTCCCATCGACCTGGCCGTCCGCGACTGGGCCCGCCGCGACGAGGCCGTCGCCGAACGCCTGCGCCGCGTGGACAACAGCCGTATGCAGCTGGCGCGTGACGCGATCAGCACCTTCTGCTCCGACCCCGACGAGGTCGAGGCCCGCAGCCTGCTCGCGTTCTGCGCGGCCATCGGCAACCACTTCCTCGCCGCCGACCACCTGGGCGGCACCCGAGCCCAGGTCATGACGCGCGCCGCCAACCTCATCCTCGACATCCCGCCCGGCCAACCTGATCGGTGA
- a CDS encoding TOPRIM nucleotidyl transferase/hydrolase domain-containing protein yields the protein MVDMRAFRDAVGGWANGGPGGPAGELAVELGVRTAVLLEGPSDHAAVEALAARRGRDFAAEGVCVVPMGGAMSIGRYARLLGPPGLGLRLTGLCDENEQSFYQRGLERARAPRRDFFVCVADLEDELIRALGTAAVEEIVAAEGDLRAWQTFLRQPAHDGRPRHQQLRRFLGTKKGRKIRYGRLLVDALSPGQVPPPFDDLLASL from the coding sequence ATGGTGGACATGCGGGCATTCCGGGACGCGGTCGGCGGCTGGGCGAACGGCGGTCCCGGCGGTCCGGCGGGCGAGCTGGCCGTGGAGCTGGGGGTGCGGACGGCGGTGCTGCTCGAAGGGCCGAGTGACCACGCGGCCGTCGAAGCCCTCGCCGCCCGGCGCGGCCGGGACTTCGCCGCCGAGGGGGTGTGCGTCGTACCGATGGGCGGGGCGATGAGCATCGGCCGCTACGCGCGCCTGCTCGGACCGCCCGGCCTCGGTCTGCGCCTGACGGGGCTGTGCGACGAGAACGAACAGAGCTTCTACCAGCGCGGTCTGGAGCGGGCGCGTGCACCGCGCCGGGACTTCTTCGTGTGCGTGGCGGACCTGGAGGACGAACTCATCCGCGCGCTGGGCACGGCAGCGGTCGAGGAGATCGTCGCGGCCGAGGGTGACCTCCGCGCCTGGCAGACCTTCCTGCGCCAGCCCGCGCACGACGGCCGGCCCAGGCACCAGCAGTTGCGGCGCTTCCTCGGCACGAAGAAGGGCCGCAAGATCCGCTACGGCCGTCTCCTCGTCGACGCCCTCTCCCCCGGCCAGGTCCCGCCCCCGTTCGACGATCTCCTGGCGAGCCTGTGA